A stretch of the uncultured Trichococcus sp. genome encodes the following:
- the ccpA gene encoding catabolite control protein A, whose translation MEKQTITIYDVAREANVSMATVSRVVNGNPNVKPSTRKKVLEVIERLDYRPNAVARGLASKKTTTVGVIVPDVTNLFFSSLARGIDDIATMYKYNIILANSDQNDQKEIQVLNTLLAKQVDGIIYMGNKITDELRAEFSRSKTPVVLAGTIDPEQQVGSVNIDYIAATEEVVANMIANGKKHIAFVSASLSNPINGQYRLKGYKNALVNANIAFDEALVFECEPTLQNGELLAEQLLEAGVDAAYVAGDELAIGLLNGIINSDVSVPEAFEVTASNNSRITEMARPKLTSIMLPLYDIGAVAMRLLTKIMNKEEIDEKSIILPYKIVNRGTTLPKK comes from the coding sequence ATGGAAAAACAAACGATTACAATTTACGATGTCGCTCGCGAAGCAAATGTCTCCATGGCAACTGTTTCCCGCGTAGTGAACGGTAATCCCAACGTAAAACCATCCACAAGGAAAAAGGTATTGGAAGTTATCGAACGTTTGGATTATAGACCGAATGCTGTCGCCCGTGGTTTGGCGAGCAAGAAAACAACGACTGTAGGGGTTATCGTCCCTGATGTCACAAACTTGTTCTTTTCATCGTTAGCACGAGGAATCGATGACATTGCTACAATGTATAAATATAATATTATTTTAGCGAACTCCGATCAAAATGATCAGAAAGAGATCCAAGTGCTGAACACGTTGCTTGCTAAACAAGTGGATGGAATCATCTATATGGGCAACAAGATTACGGATGAGCTGCGTGCAGAATTCTCACGTTCCAAAACGCCGGTCGTGCTGGCTGGAACAATCGATCCTGAGCAACAAGTAGGAAGCGTCAATATTGATTACATCGCTGCAACCGAAGAAGTCGTAGCGAACATGATCGCGAACGGCAAGAAGCATATTGCTTTCGTATCGGCATCACTTTCAAATCCGATCAATGGACAATATCGCTTGAAGGGTTATAAGAACGCTTTGGTCAATGCAAACATTGCCTTTGATGAGGCTCTTGTCTTTGAATGCGAACCTACGCTTCAAAATGGAGAGTTATTGGCTGAGCAATTACTTGAAGCCGGTGTGGATGCAGCATACGTAGCTGGCGATGAACTAGCCATCGGCCTGCTGAATGGTATCATCAATTCCGATGTCAGTGTTCCTGAAGCATTCGAAGTCACTGCCAGCAACAATTCCCGCATTACAGAAATGGCCCGTCCAAAATTGACGTCCATTATGTTGCCTCTATATGATATCGGTGCTGTTGCGATGCGTTTGTTGACAAAAATCATGAACAAGGAAGAAATTGATGAAAAATCCATCATTCTCCCATACAAAATCGTCAACAGAGGAACAACGTTACCTAAAAAATAA
- a CDS encoding transglycosylase domain-containing protein has protein sequence MDNPDGNKAEKWLKKTEEFFRRLGQSIKGSLQRIFTKENAARTKEKALLWEQNTHKRIDQGKRSWRRMRLKLETETNMKPLLSKGAFGFNVFFGVIRNIFTGSVLLLVLLGIFGGGAGLGYFANLISKETPPAYESMAEDISNVELVSTMYYANTEAISEIRTDLVRTTVGSESISPLIKEALIATEDENFYEHEGIVPKAILRALVTELTGFGNQSGGSTLTQQLVKQQILSNEVTFSRKANEILLAMRLENFFTKDEILTAYLNVSPFGRNSSGSNIAGIEEAANGIFGIHATDVSLAQAAFLVGIPQNPYTYTPFTQYGERKEDLTAALNRKNTVLFRMLSEGYITKEEYDAAIAYDITQDFIPAHATQENRNSYLYQAIEREAILILMEQAAAGDDLTMDDLAADIELYNEYYANADNTLRLSGYNVYSTIDKDIYNGMQEIAADYGHTLGDTFVDTYVDADGVTQEVTELAQTGSVLIENQTGKIIGFIGGRDFSVNQVDHVFSTNRSPGSTIKPLLVYAPAIEKNLIYPASMVPDTKISIKQPDGTLWEPTNFGDTISNTYITARQALYQSKNNPTIKLYVAMNDEGMNPGQYLEKMGITSIDETEYGNPSLAIGATNDGPTVLEQTSAFTTFATGGDHVSPYLIETITDKHGEVVYQHESETTEVFSEQTAYLTLDILRDVITDGTGRSINNYLNFSADWAGKTGTSEANRDIWFIASTPTVTLSSWMGYDNYKGEHVFYDPNNQGLPTGRNLNYWSQIANKIYSINPDILGTDQTHPQPEGIVEQSVLETTGTLAGTVSFANGLSVSFNGSTRTDLFKADSLPKTISYFFSPGATDKDLEEFWDSYLAAAEAKRAAAAAAAAAAADRNNSAADSEEENEEAAEEDAEAPIDEEPTEEAPPGDEAPATE, from the coding sequence ATGGACAATCCAGATGGAAATAAAGCGGAAAAATGGCTGAAAAAGACCGAGGAATTCTTCAGACGTCTTGGGCAATCGATAAAAGGCAGCCTCCAGCGGATTTTCACGAAAGAAAATGCTGCAAGAACAAAAGAAAAAGCTTTGCTATGGGAGCAAAATACCCACAAGCGCATCGATCAAGGCAAAAGGTCTTGGCGAAGGATGAGACTCAAACTGGAAACAGAAACAAACATGAAGCCTCTTCTCTCAAAAGGAGCTTTCGGTTTCAATGTTTTTTTTGGTGTGATCCGGAATATATTTACCGGTAGCGTACTTTTGCTGGTTCTTTTGGGAATCTTTGGCGGTGGCGCAGGATTGGGTTACTTTGCTAATTTGATTTCAAAGGAGACTCCGCCTGCATACGAAAGCATGGCTGAAGACATAAGCAATGTCGAACTCGTTTCCACTATGTATTATGCGAATACCGAAGCCATTTCGGAAATCCGAACTGACTTGGTCAGGACCACCGTCGGATCGGAAAGCATTTCCCCGCTCATCAAAGAGGCACTCATCGCAACAGAGGATGAAAATTTTTATGAGCATGAAGGGATCGTACCGAAGGCCATTTTGAGGGCGTTGGTGACAGAATTGACCGGTTTCGGTAATCAATCCGGTGGTTCCACTTTGACGCAGCAACTCGTCAAACAGCAGATACTATCGAATGAAGTGACTTTTTCCCGCAAAGCCAACGAAATTTTATTGGCGATGCGGCTTGAAAATTTCTTTACGAAAGATGAGATACTGACTGCCTACCTGAACGTCTCTCCCTTTGGACGGAACAGCAGCGGTTCCAATATCGCAGGCATAGAGGAAGCTGCGAACGGTATTTTTGGCATTCACGCAACGGATGTTTCGTTGGCTCAGGCAGCATTTTTGGTGGGCATTCCACAGAACCCTTATACCTATACCCCTTTCACGCAATACGGCGAAAGAAAGGAAGATTTGACCGCTGCCTTGAACCGGAAAAATACCGTACTTTTCCGCATGCTCAGTGAAGGATACATCACCAAGGAAGAATATGATGCTGCAATTGCATACGATATCACCCAAGATTTTATCCCTGCTCATGCCACCCAAGAAAACAGGAATAGTTATCTTTATCAAGCTATCGAACGGGAAGCAATTCTGATCCTGATGGAACAGGCGGCTGCCGGTGACGACCTTACGATGGATGATTTGGCAGCAGATATCGAACTGTACAATGAGTATTATGCGAATGCAGACAATACATTGCGCTTATCCGGCTACAATGTGTACAGCACCATCGATAAAGACATCTACAACGGCATGCAGGAAATTGCCGCTGATTACGGTCACACTTTAGGAGATACATTCGTGGATACCTATGTTGATGCAGACGGAGTCACCCAAGAAGTGACGGAGCTTGCTCAGACAGGTAGTGTGCTTATCGAGAACCAAACCGGGAAAATCATCGGATTCATCGGAGGCCGGGATTTTTCAGTCAATCAGGTGGATCACGTGTTCAGCACCAACCGTTCCCCTGGTTCGACGATCAAGCCGTTGTTGGTCTATGCTCCGGCAATCGAAAAGAATCTGATCTACCCTGCTTCGATGGTGCCTGATACAAAAATCAGCATCAAACAGCCTGATGGCACACTTTGGGAGCCGACAAACTTCGGCGACACCATCTCCAATACATACATTACCGCTCGCCAAGCGCTCTACCAATCAAAAAACAACCCGACAATCAAGCTCTATGTCGCCATGAACGACGAAGGCATGAACCCGGGGCAATATCTGGAAAAAATGGGCATCACCTCGATCGACGAAACGGAATACGGTAATCCATCCTTGGCAATCGGAGCAACGAATGATGGCCCTACCGTCCTGGAACAAACCAGCGCCTTCACGACTTTCGCAACCGGAGGCGATCACGTTTCACCCTATCTGATCGAAACGATCACGGACAAGCACGGGGAAGTCGTTTATCAGCATGAATCCGAAACGACTGAAGTATTCTCGGAACAGACCGCTTATCTGACTTTGGATATCCTGCGCGACGTCATTACCGATGGCACAGGCCGATCGATCAACAATTACCTGAATTTCAGCGCCGATTGGGCAGGAAAGACCGGGACATCGGAAGCCAATAGAGACATCTGGTTCATCGCCAGCACCCCAACCGTCACACTCAGCTCTTGGATGGGGTATGACAATTACAAGGGCGAACATGTCTTCTATGACCCCAACAACCAAGGTCTTCCGACAGGGCGCAATCTGAATTACTGGTCGCAAATCGCCAACAAAATCTACAGCATCAATCCGGACATCCTCGGCACCGACCAGACCCACCCGCAGCCGGAAGGTATTGTCGAACAATCGGTATTGGAAACAACCGGAACATTGGCCGGAACCGTGTCGTTTGCCAACGGCTTATCCGTATCTTTTAACGGAAGCACAAGAACCGACCTTTTCAAGGCGGATTCGTTGCCGAAAACGATTTCTTATTTCTTCTCTCCGGGTGCTACCGATAAGGATCTGGAAGAATTTTGGGATAGTTACCTTGCTGCAGCTGAAGCTAAACGCGCAGCAGCAGCGGCTGCTGCGGCTGCTGCAGCCGACCGAAACAACTCCGCAGCGGATTCCGAAGAAGAAAATGAAGAAGCGGCAGAAGAAGATGCTGAAGCACCGATCGACGAAGAACCAACAGAGGAAGCCCCTCCTGGCGACGAAGCTCCAGCAACTGAATAA
- a CDS encoding rhodanese-related sulfurtransferase has protein sequence MTKEYRVLLYYKYTPIEDAETFAQEHLRFCKEIGLKGRILVAAEGINGTVSGTVEQTQAYIEHMNTDARFNDITYKIDETDGHAFKKMFVRHRQEIVSLHLGGDDLDPNETTGEYLSPEAFREAIRDENTVVIDARNDYEFDLGHFRGAVRPDIANFRELPQWIRDNKEKFMEKRVVTYCTGGIRCEKFSGWLVKEGFKDVGQLHGGIATYGKDETVKGDLWDGKMYVFDERIGVDVNRIEHVVVGKDWFDGTPCERYANCANPSCNRRMLCSEENEHKYMRSCSHECRVHQPNYYVQRNHLTPSDVAERLAAIGETFENSAATTV, from the coding sequence ATGACAAAAGAATATCGTGTCTTACTCTATTATAAATATACACCGATAGAGGATGCAGAAACATTTGCGCAAGAACATCTACGATTCTGCAAAGAAATCGGCTTAAAAGGAAGAATTTTGGTCGCAGCAGAGGGGATCAACGGTACGGTTTCCGGGACCGTGGAACAAACGCAAGCGTACATCGAGCATATGAATACAGATGCTCGCTTCAACGACATCACCTATAAAATCGATGAAACGGACGGCCATGCCTTCAAGAAGATGTTTGTCCGTCATCGCCAGGAAATCGTCTCCTTGCACTTGGGTGGGGATGACCTCGACCCTAATGAAACAACTGGCGAATACTTGTCGCCGGAAGCTTTCCGCGAAGCCATCCGCGACGAGAACACAGTTGTCATCGATGCCCGCAATGACTATGAATTCGATCTCGGGCACTTCCGTGGCGCAGTCCGCCCGGATATCGCAAACTTCCGCGAATTGCCGCAATGGATCCGCGACAACAAAGAAAAATTCATGGAAAAACGCGTTGTCACGTACTGCACCGGCGGCATCCGCTGCGAAAAATTCTCAGGCTGGCTCGTTAAGGAAGGATTTAAGGATGTCGGCCAACTGCATGGCGGCATCGCAACCTACGGGAAAGATGAAACGGTCAAAGGTGACCTTTGGGATGGGAAAATGTATGTATTCGATGAGCGCATCGGCGTCGATGTCAATCGCATCGAACATGTCGTGGTCGGAAAAGACTGGTTCGATGGCACGCCTTGCGAACGCTACGCGAATTGCGCCAACCCGAGCTGCAACCGCAGAATGCTGTGTTCGGAAGAGAATGAACACAAGTATATGCGCAGCTGCTCGCATGAATGCCGCGTCCACCAACCGAACTATTATGTGCAACGCAATCATTTGACTCCGTCTGACGTAGCGGAGCGTTTGGCCGCCATCGGTGAGACATTTGAAAACTCTGCTGCCACAACAGTATAG
- a CDS encoding diacylglycerol kinase family lipid kinase, giving the protein MGSCTLIVNPSSGGEKAPGYLDLMKAQLSKMFEEVTVKETEKRDDAKRFAHEAAMLGHEAVFCMGGDGTVNETINGLAAAGKNVSFGFVPMGTVNDLARALGIPLDPEQAIGMLGNATLVNLDIGKVNDRYFVSNVAAGAIPEAVEEVSVEQKTKYGPLVYFVEGGKALANQTMHQFRFTVDGETFTQESPLLLIALTNSIASFESFMPQAKVDDGKMRMIVFKEFNLLDSLKLLPQLIRGEIKNSDTVIYKSFEHATIGVADDENLITNVDGDKGPAFPLEIGILPAFIKVYGPAAS; this is encoded by the coding sequence ATGGGTAGTTGTACTTTGATCGTAAATCCGTCGTCGGGGGGCGAAAAGGCTCCAGGCTATCTGGATTTGATGAAGGCGCAGTTAAGCAAAATGTTCGAAGAGGTGACAGTCAAAGAAACCGAGAAAAGGGACGATGCCAAGCGGTTTGCGCATGAAGCGGCGATGCTCGGACATGAAGCCGTTTTCTGCATGGGCGGCGACGGCACAGTCAACGAAACAATCAACGGATTGGCGGCTGCCGGAAAAAACGTATCCTTCGGATTTGTTCCTATGGGCACCGTCAACGATCTCGCAAGAGCGCTCGGCATCCCTTTGGACCCCGAGCAGGCCATTGGAATGTTGGGAAATGCGACCTTAGTAAATTTGGACATCGGCAAGGTCAATGATCGCTATTTTGTGTCGAATGTTGCCGCCGGTGCTATTCCTGAAGCGGTGGAAGAAGTCAGCGTGGAGCAAAAAACAAAATATGGTCCTTTGGTGTATTTCGTTGAAGGAGGCAAGGCGCTAGCTAACCAGACGATGCACCAATTCCGTTTTACGGTGGATGGAGAGACCTTTACACAAGAATCGCCTCTCCTCCTGATTGCGCTGACGAATTCAATCGCCAGCTTCGAAAGTTTTATGCCGCAAGCAAAAGTCGATGACGGCAAGATGCGGATGATCGTGTTCAAGGAATTCAATCTGCTGGATTCGCTGAAACTCTTGCCGCAGCTCATCAGAGGCGAAATCAAGAATTCGGATACCGTCATCTATAAATCCTTTGAGCACGCCACAATAGGCGTTGCGGATGACGAAAACTTGATCACCAATGTCGACGGCGATAAAGGGCCGGCATTTCCGCTTGAAATCGGGATATTGCCTGCGTTCATCAAAGTGTATGGACCGGCAGCTTCTTGA
- a CDS encoding M3 family oligoendopeptidase yields MKYSLTWDLDSFFEGGSSSPALQEKIQSIQDGLKEFEKTANAWDPEHDKPDYPVFKNLLHNEELYAKALMQCNSFITGVQSADASDLNASAIHARIIQLYSKLTIIQTTLKKKITAIKETDWALLVEMPAFSPLAFALSEWRQQGSRLLSDNEEALLATLRVDGFNGWSAHYNTLVSFVKIPFEEADGTSSELSAGQAMNRMYADPDPNVRKKIFVEWEKAWGSLAPAFADTLNHLQGFRLADFEAHRDEDFLVEPLRYNRIKRETLDTMWQAISANKQPFLSFLERKAALMGKDKLAWYDVDAPVSLGTFQSKTFSFDEAVDYIIEHFASFGPKLADFSLAAVKNRWIEAENRSGKRPGGYCEDYPESKESRIFMTFTGSASDMSTLAHELGHAFHSHVMRDLPDLNTRYAMNVAETASTFAETIISAATVREASSDEEKISLLNTKLENATAMFLNIHARYLFEKSFYTERMNGFVTAERLSGMMEAAQKEAYQDALSDYHPLFWASKLHFFIDDVPFYNFPYTFGFLFSLGIYAQSLQQTENFEEIYISLLRDTGSMTTEDLVMKHLGADITKPDFWNQGLEIMAEDVKEFLRLTEKYI; encoded by the coding sequence ATGAAATATAGCTTAACCTGGGATCTGGACTCCTTTTTCGAAGGCGGGAGCTCTTCACCTGCCTTACAAGAAAAGATACAGTCCATCCAAGACGGATTGAAGGAGTTTGAAAAAACAGCAAACGCTTGGGACCCTGAACACGATAAGCCGGACTATCCTGTCTTTAAAAATTTGCTGCATAACGAGGAGCTGTATGCAAAAGCCCTGATGCAGTGCAACAGTTTCATAACAGGTGTACAATCAGCCGATGCATCGGATTTGAATGCAAGCGCAATCCACGCGCGAATAATTCAATTGTACAGCAAATTAACGATTATTCAAACGACTCTGAAGAAAAAAATAACCGCCATCAAAGAAACCGATTGGGCGTTGTTAGTGGAAATGCCTGCTTTTTCACCGCTTGCATTCGCCCTGTCGGAATGGCGCCAGCAGGGCAGCCGCCTATTGTCCGACAACGAAGAGGCTTTGTTGGCGACTTTGCGTGTAGACGGCTTCAATGGTTGGAGCGCGCACTATAACACGCTCGTATCCTTCGTCAAGATCCCGTTCGAAGAGGCTGATGGCACTTCGAGCGAGCTCTCCGCCGGTCAAGCGATGAACCGGATGTATGCCGATCCCGATCCGAACGTCCGCAAAAAAATATTTGTCGAATGGGAAAAAGCCTGGGGGTCTCTTGCGCCGGCATTTGCCGATACATTGAACCACCTGCAAGGTTTCCGTTTGGCTGATTTTGAGGCGCACCGGGATGAGGATTTCTTGGTGGAACCTTTGCGCTACAACCGCATCAAACGCGAGACTTTGGATACGATGTGGCAGGCCATCAGTGCCAACAAACAACCGTTCCTTTCGTTTTTGGAGCGCAAAGCTGCTCTGATGGGAAAGGATAAGTTGGCTTGGTATGATGTCGATGCTCCTGTGTCGCTTGGCACTTTCCAGTCAAAAACCTTCAGCTTCGACGAAGCAGTCGATTACATCATTGAACACTTCGCCTCCTTCGGTCCCAAACTGGCAGACTTTTCCTTGGCTGCCGTCAAAAACCGCTGGATAGAAGCCGAGAACCGATCCGGCAAAAGGCCTGGAGGCTATTGCGAAGATTACCCGGAATCGAAAGAATCACGCATCTTCATGACCTTTACGGGTTCAGCAAGCGATATGAGCACGTTGGCACATGAGTTGGGACATGCTTTCCATTCCCACGTGATGCGCGACTTGCCGGATCTGAATACGCGCTATGCTATGAACGTCGCCGAAACGGCATCTACTTTTGCGGAAACCATCATCAGCGCGGCTACAGTCAGAGAAGCCAGCAGCGACGAAGAAAAAATTTCCTTGCTCAATACGAAGCTCGAAAATGCGACAGCCATGTTTCTGAATATCCATGCCCGTTACCTTTTCGAGAAGTCCTTCTACACAGAAAGGATGAACGGATTTGTCACTGCAGAACGACTGTCCGGAATGATGGAGGCTGCCCAGAAAGAGGCTTATCAAGATGCCTTGAGTGACTACCACCCCTTATTCTGGGCAAGCAAACTGCACTTTTTCATCGATGATGTGCCCTTCTACAATTTCCCTTACACGTTTGGCTTCTTGTTCAGTCTGGGAATCTATGCGCAATCGCTGCAGCAGACCGAAAATTTTGAAGAAATCTATATTTCATTGCTGCGGGATACCGGTTCTATGACGACGGAAGATTTAGTGATGAAACATCTTGGTGCCGATATCACAAAGCCGGACTTCTGGAACCAGGGCTTGGAAATCATGGCCGAAGACGTGAAGGAATTCCTGCGTCTGACCGAAAAATACATCTGA
- a CDS encoding VanZ family protein produces the protein MQREQKSNSYLVGAVLIMGYLYYRATFETNFYALPNIIANLLQAQPLSGLFATFTFRYGEQVISMESLGYFGFLGFFGSKIWLFLSYFILAYLWYGGLSGKMRDAVTPIVVALLLSVSYAAADEFHQSLVSPAFAMKEDVILAGAGAILAIITAWFLLTVRKGRK, from the coding sequence ATGCAAAGAGAACAAAAAAGCAATTCATATCTGGTGGGTGCGGTTCTGATCATGGGTTATCTGTATTACCGGGCCACTTTCGAAACAAATTTTTATGCTTTGCCGAATATCATCGCGAACCTTTTGCAGGCGCAACCGCTCTCCGGCTTATTCGCAACGTTCACCTTCCGATACGGGGAGCAGGTGATCAGTATGGAGTCGTTGGGTTATTTCGGATTTTTGGGATTCTTCGGCAGCAAGATATGGTTGTTCCTTTCCTATTTCATCCTCGCTTATCTTTGGTATGGCGGACTTTCCGGGAAGATGCGCGACGCGGTAACTCCTATCGTTGTGGCGCTGCTGCTTTCCGTCAGTTACGCGGCTGCGGATGAATTTCATCAATCGCTGGTGTCCCCGGCATTTGCGATGAAGGAGGACGTGATCTTGGCCGGCGCAGGGGCAATTTTGGCGATAATCACCGCTTGGTTCTTGCTGACAGTCAGAAAAGGCAGAAAGTGA
- a CDS encoding YebC/PmpR family DNA-binding transcriptional regulator — protein sequence MSGHSKWSKIKGAKGAADQKRGKIFQRLSKEIYMAAKNSGPDPSSNPSLRLMIDKAKAANMPNDNITRAIKKATSAGEGENYEEITYEGYGPNGVAVLVHALTDNRNRTATNIRVAFNKNGGSLGESGSVSYMFDRKGYIAIEREDLEVDEDTMLMSVLEAGGEELQTSDEVFEIYTDPADFDAVCEALKAEGYVLAEAEVTMVPQTMSAIAADKETQFRTMLEKLEEDDDVSEVFHNADLDDEE from the coding sequence ATGTCAGGACATTCAAAATGGAGTAAAATCAAAGGCGCAAAAGGCGCTGCAGATCAAAAACGAGGTAAAATTTTCCAGAGATTATCGAAAGAAATTTATATGGCTGCAAAAAACAGCGGTCCGGATCCCTCATCTAACCCGAGCCTGCGCTTGATGATCGACAAAGCGAAAGCAGCAAACATGCCGAACGACAACATCACCCGCGCCATCAAAAAAGCAACATCTGCTGGAGAAGGCGAAAACTATGAAGAAATCACTTATGAAGGTTACGGCCCGAACGGCGTGGCTGTTTTGGTCCATGCATTGACCGACAACCGCAACCGTACCGCCACAAACATCAGAGTCGCATTCAACAAAAATGGAGGCTCTTTGGGAGAATCCGGTTCGGTGAGCTACATGTTCGACCGCAAAGGCTATATCGCAATCGAGCGTGAAGACTTGGAAGTGGATGAAGACACAATGTTGATGAGCGTATTGGAAGCCGGTGGGGAAGAGTTGCAGACGAGCGATGAGGTATTCGAGATCTACACGGATCCTGCCGATTTTGATGCAGTTTGCGAAGCTTTGAAGGCAGAAGGCTACGTGTTGGCCGAAGCGGAAGTCACGATGGTTCCGCAAACTATGTCGGCTATCGCAGCGGACAAAGAAACGCAATTCAGAACGATGCTGGAAAAACTGGAGGAAGACGATGACGTCTCCGAGGTTTTCCATAATGCGGATCTGGACGACGAAGAATAA
- a CDS encoding DJ-1/PfpI family protein has product MAKVIFVIAPEDFRDEELFMTQEEIAKCGHEMWISSHKTGTCMGVHGGIAQSDLLVEDVDTNSFDGVVFVGGKGSRVFFEDPHAWMLAQAMNGQGKLVAAICIAPVILANAGLLKKKNATVFESEIAAIEAKEAVYSESDVTVDGNIITASGPQQAKQFGQEICKFLAG; this is encoded by the coding sequence ATGGCAAAAGTAATATTTGTGATTGCACCTGAAGATTTCCGTGATGAAGAGTTATTCATGACCCAAGAAGAAATTGCAAAATGTGGACATGAGATGTGGATCTCCAGCCACAAGACCGGCACCTGCATGGGAGTGCATGGCGGAATTGCACAGTCGGATCTCTTGGTTGAGGATGTCGATACGAACAGTTTTGATGGTGTGGTGTTTGTTGGGGGCAAGGGAAGCCGTGTTTTCTTCGAAGATCCACATGCCTGGATGTTGGCTCAAGCGATGAACGGTCAGGGGAAATTGGTTGCTGCAATCTGCATCGCTCCGGTTATCTTAGCGAATGCGGGTTTATTGAAGAAGAAAAATGCGACTGTCTTCGAATCTGAGATTGCGGCAATCGAAGCCAAAGAGGCAGTTTATTCTGAGTCCGATGTGACAGTCGACGGAAATATCATCACTGCCAGCGGTCCACAGCAAGCGAAACAGTTTGGACAGGAAATTTGCAAGTTTTTAGCGGGGTAA
- a CDS encoding YitT family protein, translating to MKKNVTASILWTAIGTFLFAVGINMFSVANHLGEGGVTGISLLAFYTLDIPVAITSFILNAIILTIGFRYLEKSTMRLTLLATLLMSFFLHLTAGWRYPMETIILAPLCSGFLVGTGLGLVMQAGGSTAGTDIIALIFNKYLGWSTSVALVVLDIFVVGPSIFVIGLENVVLTAVHLYVQTKVLDFILEGSNPKKQVLIISDRHQEIADAIDKKIGRGMTFLSGEGYYSKSQKKVILIVVNRQQLMPLNRIVTAIDPKAFFTISEAQSVIGEGFSYLISDEHHQQKTNNFIDNQTE from the coding sequence TTGAAAAAGAACGTTACTGCATCGATCCTTTGGACTGCGATCGGAACATTTCTGTTCGCGGTCGGCATCAATATGTTTTCCGTGGCGAACCATCTTGGCGAAGGCGGTGTGACCGGCATCAGTTTGTTGGCTTTCTATACGTTGGATATCCCTGTAGCCATCACGAGCTTCATCCTGAACGCCATCATTTTGACCATCGGATTCCGCTATCTGGAAAAATCGACCATGAGGCTGACACTCCTGGCTACACTATTGATGTCGTTTTTTCTGCATCTTACGGCTGGATGGCGCTATCCGATGGAAACAATCATCTTGGCGCCGCTTTGCTCCGGATTTTTGGTCGGCACAGGTTTGGGCCTCGTGATGCAGGCGGGCGGTTCCACGGCCGGGACCGATATCATCGCCTTGATTTTCAATAAATACCTCGGTTGGAGCACCAGTGTCGCACTGGTTGTATTGGACATTTTCGTGGTCGGACCCTCGATATTCGTTATCGGGCTGGAGAATGTCGTCTTGACTGCCGTTCATCTGTATGTGCAAACGAAAGTACTGGATTTCATCCTGGAAGGGTCCAACCCGAAGAAACAAGTGCTGATCATCTCGGATCGGCATCAGGAAATCGCTGATGCGATCGATAAAAAAATCGGACGCGGAATGACTTTTTTGTCAGGCGAAGGCTATTACTCCAAAAGCCAGAAGAAGGTGATCCTGATCGTCGTCAACCGACAGCAATTGATGCCGCTCAACCGGATTGTGACGGCCATCGACCCAAAAGCTTTCTTCACCATCAGCGAAGCCCAAAGCGTTATCGGAGAAGGTTTTTCTTATTTGATTTCGGATGAGCACCACCAACAAAAAACCAACAATTTCATCGACAATCAAACGGAATGA